In Bombus pyrosoma isolate SC7728 linkage group LG18, ASM1482585v1, whole genome shotgun sequence, a single genomic region encodes these proteins:
- the LOC122577353 gene encoding uncharacterized protein PF11_0207-like, translated as MTFYGYQEKKEKKMSKVSNKDNEISLKQVLEAIQKQSEIQEQIQILTKQASEENERRDKEIELLKETVAELKLAIEYQQTIMTKDYKSTTNTRKETVKSRKSDRIPVGSAPEMIFDSESDNDDENQDYNEPRQTMLSAEDAIRYIPTLNGDDDVGVEDFIKEVDAIRTHCSEKDLLLKAIKIDKIVGKAAQSIRNIPTENYADLHDALRSNVVVEVTSEECEEQLCDLRQERHESVQSFNMRFRHTLNKLRYAITSENPEPITRRIMIDATMKKVSRIYLKGLRHDIGRILLASKLDSLNETEKKAVDIERYLGEEEKEWRTGTRPTATYNRFNNRRMQTSNRSLPTIPNNPIKKDVSPFSKTERVPFAKQQQIKCFKCGKLGHIAAIVCRPRD; from the exons ATGACATTCTACGGATATCAAG aaaaaaaagaaaaaaaaatgtctaaaGTATCAAACAAAGACAATGAAATTAGTCTAAAGCAAGTACTAGAGGCGATACAGAAACAGAGTGAAATTCAAGAACAAATccaaatattaacaaaacaaGCAAGCGAAGAGAATGAACGCCGTGATAAAGAAATCGAATTGCTAAAAGAGACAGTTGCAGAATTGAAGCTAGCCATTGAATATCAGCAAACAATTATGACAAAAGATTATAAATCTACAACAAACACCAGAAAGGAAACTGTGAAATCGAGAAAAAGTGATCGTATACCTGTAGGGAGCGCACCCGAAATGATATTTGATTCTGAAAGCGATAACGATGACGAAAACCAAGACTACAACGAACCGCGACAGACAATGTTATCAGCGGAAGACGCAATAAGATACATCCCAACTTTAAACGGTGACGATGATGTTGGAGTGGAAGATTTCATAAAAGAAGTAGATGCTATCCGAACGCATTGTTCAgagaaagatttattattgaaagcaattaaaatcgataaaatagtTGGTAAAGCCGCGCAAAGTATTCGAAACATACCTACTGAAAATTATGCAGATTTACATGACGCTTTGAGATCCAACGTAGTAGTTGAAGTAACATCTGAGGAATGTGAAGAACAATTATGCGATTTGAGACAAGAGCGCCATGAATCTGTTCAAAGCTTCAATATGCGATTCCGCCACACATTAAATAAACTTAGGTATGCAATAACTAGTGAAAATCCAGAACCAATTACAAGACGAATAATGATTGACGCTACCATGAAAAAAGtaagtagaatttatttaaaaggaCTTCGACACGACATAGGACGCATACTGTTAGCAAGCAAACTAGATTCATTGaacgaaacagaaaagaaagcCGTCGATATTGAAAGATACctaggagaagaagaaaaggaatggAGGACAGGTACTCGACCAACAGCAACGTACAACCGATTTAATAATAGACGGATGCAGACAAGCAACCGATCATTACCTACCATACCTAATAATCCAATCAAAAAAGATGTTTCACCGTTTTCTAAAACGGAACGCGTACCATTTGCTAAGCAACAACAAATAAAGTGTTTCAAATGTGGTAAATTGGGGCATATTGCGGCAATTGTGTGTCGACCACGAGACTAG